From Pusillibacter faecalis, one genomic window encodes:
- a CDS encoding galactose ABC transporter substrate-binding protein produces the protein MKKFLALILALVMSLSLVACGGDDAQTDDSATTDDTTTASDLNVGVFYYTFADAYITTVRTALDEKLTAAGIKYQDYDGNNNQATQLDQINTAITDGANLLIVNIVETSSPDSAQQACDAAKNAGIPIIFFNREVDDAVVSSYENCAFVGTDAPEAGHMQGEMIGDYLLENYDAVDLNGDGTISYVMFKGQEGNAEAEYRTQFAVEDANAILTEAGKPELSFYNAGNADKFLVDQTGAWSAQAATDYMTTILAEYSEANNNMVELVIANNDNMAEGAIAALQAAGYNLGNDEEGKPTSTVIPVYGVDALDSAVEKIQNGQMTGTVKQDGEGMATTIMALVSNVDGDAALMNGIDEANGYNVDKNEDGTVKVAKIRVPYAKVTA, from the coding sequence ATGAAGAAGTTTCTTGCACTGATCCTGGCTTTGGTCATGAGCCTGTCTCTAGTCGCCTGCGGCGGAGATGATGCCCAGACCGATGACTCTGCCACAACAGACGATACCACCACTGCCAGCGACCTAAACGTGGGTGTCTTCTATTACACCTTTGCCGATGCGTACATCACCACCGTCCGCACCGCTCTGGATGAGAAGCTGACCGCTGCCGGCATCAAGTATCAGGACTATGACGGCAACAACAACCAGGCCACCCAGCTGGACCAGATCAACACCGCCATCACTGACGGCGCCAACCTGCTGATCGTCAACATTGTGGAGACCTCCTCTCCCGATTCCGCCCAGCAGGCCTGCGATGCCGCCAAGAATGCCGGCATCCCCATCATCTTCTTCAATCGTGAGGTCGATGACGCCGTGGTCAGCAGCTATGAGAACTGCGCCTTTGTCGGCACCGATGCTCCCGAGGCTGGCCACATGCAGGGCGAGATGATTGGTGACTACCTGCTGGAGAACTACGATGCTGTTGACCTCAACGGCGACGGCACCATCTCCTATGTCATGTTCAAGGGTCAGGAGGGCAACGCTGAGGCCGAGTACCGCACTCAGTTTGCGGTGGAGGATGCCAACGCCATCCTGACTGAGGCCGGCAAACCCGAGCTGAGCTTCTATAACGCCGGCAACGCCGACAAGTTCCTGGTGGACCAGACCGGTGCTTGGTCCGCACAGGCCGCTACCGACTATATGACCACCATCCTGGCTGAGTACAGCGAGGCCAACAACAACATGGTGGAGCTGGTCATCGCGAACAATGACAACATGGCCGAGGGCGCCATTGCCGCTTTGCAGGCCGCCGGCTACAACCTGGGCAACGACGAGGAGGGCAAGCCCACCTCCACCGTGATCCCCGTCTATGGTGTTGACGCTCTGGATTCCGCCGTGGAAAAGATTCAGAATGGTCAGATGACTGGTACCGTCAAGCAGGACGGCGAGGGCATGGCCACCACCATCATGGCTCTGGTTTCCAACGTGGACGGCGATGCCGCTTTGATGAACGGCATTGACGAGGCAAATGGCTACAACGTCGATAAGAACGAGGATGGTACTG